A region of Anguilla anguilla isolate fAngAng1 chromosome 18, fAngAng1.pri, whole genome shotgun sequence DNA encodes the following proteins:
- the wdpcp gene encoding WD repeat-containing and planar cell polarity effector protein fritz homolog isoform X3: MRSSISQRELLQVSMCVGCRWRNTRSCQMLLSSGVLVTLGQSGAQLERVCVDRALVGRLAADTISDAVITDRFLLLSFVEKNKVSLVHLTKRSQSSPDLNRRVDKLSFSDLKISSVDLPGPAGRRLGLRVGLNRSQDVAVCWWPAVNEEAWPWSPVPSEGDRANLVLLGCGGAGGLKVLSQIRTEGDPLDCRFSLSQPYQILTVELGAGESTADSCVYECARGRPQRLSVTSVPLSSRPASCCRDPSESKLLLGLRDSSLVLYDARRGVTLLAQAPMLPSFAAWHPGGALLAVGDGQGELQCFDAGLSPVRVQLLAEEAAPGPTLQLSRHLRAPGGLAGLHWAAPPHGGEGAEVHDLLILAYHGGPIGALRFRLGALTGGQVGPAELVQERLRCGQAEEAVGLLGAMDWSTMGAECYRALAAIADHLLRQELDEDREAQLEAALGMFYAPSRPLSDMVVLEYRDAISKYARRFFHHLLRYQRFEKAFLLAVDVGARDLFMDIHYVARDKGELVLAEVAKKRANEIDAESLTTGLAGEQEWGTARDSTVPDRQTTRRRDSQLGRKTQVLPGEGRGRDLSHTQSQDSLSSRAASRGQQTRGLDEVFSGAMAGDETWDWAQAEFNIDASEDQVTDDPGTLKVVHFGLV, translated from the exons ATGAGAAGCAGCATTTCGCAGAGA gagctgctgcaggtcagcATGTGCGTTGGCTGCAGATGGAGGAACACACGCTCCTGTCAG atgctgCTGAGCTCAGGGGTGTTGGTGACCCTGGGCCAGAGTGGAGCACAGCtggagcgggtgtgtgtggacCGGGCCCTGGTGGGACGGCTGGCCGCAGACACCATCAGCGACG cggtGATCACAGACCGGTTCCTGCTCCTCTCCTTTGTGGAGAAGAACAAGGTGAGCCTGGTGCACCTAACCAAGAGGAGTCAGAGTTCCCCGGATCTGAACAGACGAGTGGACAAGCTCTCCTTCTCAGACCTCAAG atCTCCAGCGTGGACCTGCCCGGTCCGGCCGGGCGGCGGCTGGGTCTGCGGGTGGGGCTGAACCGCTCGCAGGATGTGGCGGTTTGCTGGTGGCCAGCGGTTAATGAGGAGGCCTGGCCTTGGTCTCCCGTCCCCAGCGAGGGAGACCGGGCCAACCTGGTGCTGCTGGGCTGCGGCGGCGCTGGCGGCCTgaag gtcctgAGCCAAATTCGGACGGAGGGGGACCCCCTGGACTGCCGCTTCAGCCTCAGCCAGCCCTACCAGATCCTGACGGtggagctgggggcgggggagagcaCGGCGGACAGCTGCGTGTACGAGTGCGCCAGGGGGCGGCCCCAGCGCCTGTCCGTCACCAGCGTGCCCCTGTCCTCCCGGCCGGCGTCCTGCTGCCGCGACCCGTCCGAGAGCAAGCTGCTGCTGGGCCTGCGGGACTCGTCCCTGGTGCTGTACGACGCCCGCCGCGGGGTCACCCTGCTCGCCCAGGCGCCCATGCTGCCCTCCTTCGCGGCCTGGCACCCGGGCGGCGCCCTGCTGGCGGTGGGCGACGGGCAGGGGGAGCTCCAGTGCTTCGACGCCGGCCTCTCGCCCGTCCGCGTGCAGCTGCTGGCGGAGGAGGCGGCCCCCGGCCCCACCCTGCAGCTGTCCCGCCACCTGCGGGCCCCGGGGGGCCTGGCGGGGCTGCACTGGGCCGCGCCCCCGCACGGCGGCGAGGGGGCCGAGGTGCACGACCTGCTGATCCTCGCCTACCACGGCGGCCCCATCGGAGCCCTCCGCTTCAGGCTGG GGGCCCTGACGGGGGGCCAGGTGGGTCCGGCGGAGCTGGTCCAGGAGAGGCTGCGGTGCGGCCAGGCGGAGGAGGCCGTGGGCCTGCTGGGGGCCATGGACTGGAGCACCATGGGAGCCGAGTGCTACCGAGCGCTGGCCGCCATCGCCGACCACCTGCTCCGGCAAGAGCTGGACGAGGACAGGGAAG CCCAGCTGGAGGCTGCTCTGGGGATGTTCTACGCCCCGTCCCGGCCCCTGTCCGACATGGTGGTGCTGGAGTACCGAGACGCCATCAGCAAGTACGCCCGGCGTTTCTTTCACCACCTGCTGAG GTACCAGCGCTTTGAGAAGGCCTTCCTGCTGGCGGTGGACGTCGGGGCGAGGGACCTGTTCATG GACATCCATTACGTAGCGCGAGATAAGGGGGAATTGGTGCTGGCTGAGGTGGCGAAGAAGAGGGCTAATGAAATCGATGCGGAATCCCTAACAACCGGACTGG CAGGGGAGCAGGAGTGGGGTACTGCACGTGACTCCACCGTGCCGGACAGACAGACGACCAGACGGAGGGACAGTCAGCTGGGACGGAAGACTCAGGTTCTCCCCGGGGAAGGGCGCGGCCGCGACCTGTCCCACACCCAATCTCAGGACAGCCTGTCGTCACG
- the wdpcp gene encoding WD repeat-containing and planar cell polarity effector protein fritz homolog isoform X2: MSFCLAELHLWSSKSSLHVRDTDIGTHQYYDKGEPVNLADHHYFNEKQHFAETRGLCWTPKNSRPEKLRDSLKELEELLQVSMCVGCRWRNTRSCQMLLSSGVLVTLGQSGAQLERVCVDRALVGRLAADTISDAVITDRFLLLSFVEKNKVSLVHLTKRSQSSPDLNRRVDKLSFSDLKISSVDLPGPAGRRLGLRVGLNRSQDVAVCWWPAVNEEAWPWSPVPSEGDRANLVLLGCGGAGGLKVLSQIRTEGDPLDCRFSLSQPYQILTVELGAGESTADSCVYECARGRPQRLSVTSVPLSSRPASCCRDPSESKLLLGLRDSSLVLYDARRGVTLLAQAPMLPSFAAWHPGGALLAVGDGQGELQCFDAGLSPVRVQLLAEEAAPGPTLQLSRHLRAPGGLAGLHWAAPPHGGEGAEVHDLLILAYHGGPIGALRFRLGALTGGQVGPAELVQERLRCGQAEEAVGLLGAMDWSTMGAECYRALAAIADHLLRQELDEDREAQLEAALGMFYAPSRPLSDMVVLEYRDAISKYARRFFHHLLRYQRFEKAFLLAVDVGARDLFMQGSRSGVLHVTPPCRTDRRPDGGTVSWDGRLRFSPGKGAAATCPTPNLRTACRHELLAEDSRPEGWMRSSPELWPGMKPGTGHRQNLTSMPARIR; this comes from the exons ATGTCGTTCTGCCTGGCTGAGCTGCACTTGTGGTCCTCAAAGAGTTCCTTGCATGTCAGAG atACAGATATTGGCACGCACCAGTACTATGACAAAGGAGAACCGG TGAACCTGGCTGATCACCACTACTTCAATGAGAAGCAGCATTTCGCAGAGA ctcgCGGTCTCTGCTGGACTCCCAAGAACTCCCGTCCTGAGAAGCTGCGCGACTccctgaaggagctggag gagctgctgcaggtcagcATGTGCGTTGGCTGCAGATGGAGGAACACACGCTCCTGTCAG atgctgCTGAGCTCAGGGGTGTTGGTGACCCTGGGCCAGAGTGGAGCACAGCtggagcgggtgtgtgtggacCGGGCCCTGGTGGGACGGCTGGCCGCAGACACCATCAGCGACG cggtGATCACAGACCGGTTCCTGCTCCTCTCCTTTGTGGAGAAGAACAAGGTGAGCCTGGTGCACCTAACCAAGAGGAGTCAGAGTTCCCCGGATCTGAACAGACGAGTGGACAAGCTCTCCTTCTCAGACCTCAAG atCTCCAGCGTGGACCTGCCCGGTCCGGCCGGGCGGCGGCTGGGTCTGCGGGTGGGGCTGAACCGCTCGCAGGATGTGGCGGTTTGCTGGTGGCCAGCGGTTAATGAGGAGGCCTGGCCTTGGTCTCCCGTCCCCAGCGAGGGAGACCGGGCCAACCTGGTGCTGCTGGGCTGCGGCGGCGCTGGCGGCCTgaag gtcctgAGCCAAATTCGGACGGAGGGGGACCCCCTGGACTGCCGCTTCAGCCTCAGCCAGCCCTACCAGATCCTGACGGtggagctgggggcgggggagagcaCGGCGGACAGCTGCGTGTACGAGTGCGCCAGGGGGCGGCCCCAGCGCCTGTCCGTCACCAGCGTGCCCCTGTCCTCCCGGCCGGCGTCCTGCTGCCGCGACCCGTCCGAGAGCAAGCTGCTGCTGGGCCTGCGGGACTCGTCCCTGGTGCTGTACGACGCCCGCCGCGGGGTCACCCTGCTCGCCCAGGCGCCCATGCTGCCCTCCTTCGCGGCCTGGCACCCGGGCGGCGCCCTGCTGGCGGTGGGCGACGGGCAGGGGGAGCTCCAGTGCTTCGACGCCGGCCTCTCGCCCGTCCGCGTGCAGCTGCTGGCGGAGGAGGCGGCCCCCGGCCCCACCCTGCAGCTGTCCCGCCACCTGCGGGCCCCGGGGGGCCTGGCGGGGCTGCACTGGGCCGCGCCCCCGCACGGCGGCGAGGGGGCCGAGGTGCACGACCTGCTGATCCTCGCCTACCACGGCGGCCCCATCGGAGCCCTCCGCTTCAGGCTGG GGGCCCTGACGGGGGGCCAGGTGGGTCCGGCGGAGCTGGTCCAGGAGAGGCTGCGGTGCGGCCAGGCGGAGGAGGCCGTGGGCCTGCTGGGGGCCATGGACTGGAGCACCATGGGAGCCGAGTGCTACCGAGCGCTGGCCGCCATCGCCGACCACCTGCTCCGGCAAGAGCTGGACGAGGACAGGGAAG CCCAGCTGGAGGCTGCTCTGGGGATGTTCTACGCCCCGTCCCGGCCCCTGTCCGACATGGTGGTGCTGGAGTACCGAGACGCCATCAGCAAGTACGCCCGGCGTTTCTTTCACCACCTGCTGAG GTACCAGCGCTTTGAGAAGGCCTTCCTGCTGGCGGTGGACGTCGGGGCGAGGGACCTGTTCATG CAGGGGAGCAGGAGTGGGGTACTGCACGTGACTCCACCGTGCCGGACAGACAGACGACCAGACGGAGGGACAGTCAGCTGGGACGGAAGACTCAGGTTCTCCCCGGGGAAGGGCGCGGCCGCGACCTGTCCCACACCCAATCTCAGGACAGCCTGTCGTCACG
- the wdpcp gene encoding WD repeat-containing and planar cell polarity effector protein fritz homolog isoform X1: protein MSFCLAELHLWSSKSSLHVRDTDIGTHQYYDKGEPVNLADHHYFNEKQHFAETRGLCWTPKNSRPEKLRDSLKELEELLQVSMCVGCRWRNTRSCQMLLSSGVLVTLGQSGAQLERVCVDRALVGRLAADTISDAVITDRFLLLSFVEKNKVSLVHLTKRSQSSPDLNRRVDKLSFSDLKISSVDLPGPAGRRLGLRVGLNRSQDVAVCWWPAVNEEAWPWSPVPSEGDRANLVLLGCGGAGGLKVLSQIRTEGDPLDCRFSLSQPYQILTVELGAGESTADSCVYECARGRPQRLSVTSVPLSSRPASCCRDPSESKLLLGLRDSSLVLYDARRGVTLLAQAPMLPSFAAWHPGGALLAVGDGQGELQCFDAGLSPVRVQLLAEEAAPGPTLQLSRHLRAPGGLAGLHWAAPPHGGEGAEVHDLLILAYHGGPIGALRFRLGALTGGQVGPAELVQERLRCGQAEEAVGLLGAMDWSTMGAECYRALAAIADHLLRQELDEDREAQLEAALGMFYAPSRPLSDMVVLEYRDAISKYARRFFHHLLRYQRFEKAFLLAVDVGARDLFMDIHYVARDKGELVLAEVAKKRANEIDAESLTTGLAGEQEWGTARDSTVPDRQTTRRRDSQLGRKTQVLPGEGRGRDLSHTQSQDSLSSRAASRGQQTRGLDEVFSGAMAGDETWDWAQAEFNIDASEDQVTDDPGTLKVVHFGLV from the exons ATGTCGTTCTGCCTGGCTGAGCTGCACTTGTGGTCCTCAAAGAGTTCCTTGCATGTCAGAG atACAGATATTGGCACGCACCAGTACTATGACAAAGGAGAACCGG TGAACCTGGCTGATCACCACTACTTCAATGAGAAGCAGCATTTCGCAGAGA ctcgCGGTCTCTGCTGGACTCCCAAGAACTCCCGTCCTGAGAAGCTGCGCGACTccctgaaggagctggag gagctgctgcaggtcagcATGTGCGTTGGCTGCAGATGGAGGAACACACGCTCCTGTCAG atgctgCTGAGCTCAGGGGTGTTGGTGACCCTGGGCCAGAGTGGAGCACAGCtggagcgggtgtgtgtggacCGGGCCCTGGTGGGACGGCTGGCCGCAGACACCATCAGCGACG cggtGATCACAGACCGGTTCCTGCTCCTCTCCTTTGTGGAGAAGAACAAGGTGAGCCTGGTGCACCTAACCAAGAGGAGTCAGAGTTCCCCGGATCTGAACAGACGAGTGGACAAGCTCTCCTTCTCAGACCTCAAG atCTCCAGCGTGGACCTGCCCGGTCCGGCCGGGCGGCGGCTGGGTCTGCGGGTGGGGCTGAACCGCTCGCAGGATGTGGCGGTTTGCTGGTGGCCAGCGGTTAATGAGGAGGCCTGGCCTTGGTCTCCCGTCCCCAGCGAGGGAGACCGGGCCAACCTGGTGCTGCTGGGCTGCGGCGGCGCTGGCGGCCTgaag gtcctgAGCCAAATTCGGACGGAGGGGGACCCCCTGGACTGCCGCTTCAGCCTCAGCCAGCCCTACCAGATCCTGACGGtggagctgggggcgggggagagcaCGGCGGACAGCTGCGTGTACGAGTGCGCCAGGGGGCGGCCCCAGCGCCTGTCCGTCACCAGCGTGCCCCTGTCCTCCCGGCCGGCGTCCTGCTGCCGCGACCCGTCCGAGAGCAAGCTGCTGCTGGGCCTGCGGGACTCGTCCCTGGTGCTGTACGACGCCCGCCGCGGGGTCACCCTGCTCGCCCAGGCGCCCATGCTGCCCTCCTTCGCGGCCTGGCACCCGGGCGGCGCCCTGCTGGCGGTGGGCGACGGGCAGGGGGAGCTCCAGTGCTTCGACGCCGGCCTCTCGCCCGTCCGCGTGCAGCTGCTGGCGGAGGAGGCGGCCCCCGGCCCCACCCTGCAGCTGTCCCGCCACCTGCGGGCCCCGGGGGGCCTGGCGGGGCTGCACTGGGCCGCGCCCCCGCACGGCGGCGAGGGGGCCGAGGTGCACGACCTGCTGATCCTCGCCTACCACGGCGGCCCCATCGGAGCCCTCCGCTTCAGGCTGG GGGCCCTGACGGGGGGCCAGGTGGGTCCGGCGGAGCTGGTCCAGGAGAGGCTGCGGTGCGGCCAGGCGGAGGAGGCCGTGGGCCTGCTGGGGGCCATGGACTGGAGCACCATGGGAGCCGAGTGCTACCGAGCGCTGGCCGCCATCGCCGACCACCTGCTCCGGCAAGAGCTGGACGAGGACAGGGAAG CCCAGCTGGAGGCTGCTCTGGGGATGTTCTACGCCCCGTCCCGGCCCCTGTCCGACATGGTGGTGCTGGAGTACCGAGACGCCATCAGCAAGTACGCCCGGCGTTTCTTTCACCACCTGCTGAG GTACCAGCGCTTTGAGAAGGCCTTCCTGCTGGCGGTGGACGTCGGGGCGAGGGACCTGTTCATG GACATCCATTACGTAGCGCGAGATAAGGGGGAATTGGTGCTGGCTGAGGTGGCGAAGAAGAGGGCTAATGAAATCGATGCGGAATCCCTAACAACCGGACTGG CAGGGGAGCAGGAGTGGGGTACTGCACGTGACTCCACCGTGCCGGACAGACAGACGACCAGACGGAGGGACAGTCAGCTGGGACGGAAGACTCAGGTTCTCCCCGGGGAAGGGCGCGGCCGCGACCTGTCCCACACCCAATCTCAGGACAGCCTGTCGTCACG